Below is a window of Methylosinus sp. PW1 DNA.
GGCGAGCTTGCGCGCCGCGGCAGCCCCTCCGCGCGCGGGCGTCCGCAGCGCCGGCGGCGCGATACGCGCGGCGGTCCGCGCCGAAGCGCCGGCGCCGCGACGCGCTGCGCTCACCTTGAAGATGCGCACGCTATCGAAGAGATTTTCCGCCTCGTCGCGCAGATTATGGCTCGCCGCGGTGGTCTCCTCCACCATGGCGGCGTTCTTCTGCGTGTCCTGGTCCATTTGGCCGACGGCGACATTGACTTGCTGGAGCGAGGCGGATTGCTCGGTCACTCCGTTGGAGATAGCGGCGACGACCTCGTTGATCTGCGAGACTTGCGCGACGATCTGCGCGAGCGTCTGGCCCGCCTGCGTCACCAGCTGCACGCCGGCGCTGACCTCGGACGATGAGGAAGAGATCAGCCCTTTGATCTCCTTGGCGGCCTCGGCGGAGCGCTGCGCCAGCGCGCGCACTTCCGAGGCGACGACGGCAAAGCCCCGTCCCGCCTCGCCGGCGCGCGCCGCCTCGACGCCGGCGTTGAGCGCCAGCAAATTGGTCTGAAAGGCGATCTCGTCGATGGCGCCGGTGATCCGTCCGATGTCGGAGGACGATTTCTCGATACGGCTCATGGCCGCCACCGCCTTGCGCACGACCTCGCCGCTGCTTTTGGCGTCGGCGCTGGCCAGCGCGGCGATGCGATGCGCATCCGCGGCGCCCTGGGCCGTCGTCCGCACGCCGGTGGTGATCTCCTCGACCGCGGCCGAGGTCTCCTCGAGGCTCGCCGCCTGCTGCTCGGTGCGCTTGGCCAATTCGTCGGACGCGCCGCTGATCTCGCCCGAGGCGGCGCGAATGACCTCCGCCCCGCGCACCACAGCGCCGATCGCGACCTCGAGACGATCGACCGCCGCGTTGAAGTCCGTCCGCAGCTTGTCGAGCGCCGGCATGAAGGGCCGCTCGATCCGCTGCAGCAGATCGCCTTCCGCGAGCTGGCCGAGGCCGTCGCCGAGCTCCCGCACGGCGCGCACGCGCTCCGTCACATCGGTCGCGAATTTGACGACCTTGACGACGCGTCCGTCCATGTCGAAAATCGGAATATAGGACGCCTGCAGCCAGATCTCGCGGCCGCCCTTGCCGATGCGGCGGAACTCCTCGGCGATATACTCCCCGCGATTGAGCCGGCTCCAGAACTCGCGATATTCGGCGGATTCGGCATAGGCCGGATCGACGAACATGCGGTGATGGCGGCCCTTTATCTCGTCCAGCCGATAGCCGACGACGGCGAGGAAATTCTCATTGGCGGAAATGATCGCGCCGTCGGTCTCGAACTCGATGACGCCCTGGGCGCGCGAGATGGCGTCGAGCCGACCTTGATTTTCCGAAGATTTGAGCTTTTCCGCGGTGATGTCGGCCGCGACCTTCACCACTTTGCGAATCTGACCGCGCGAGTTGCGCACGGGATTGTAGGACGCCTGGAGCCAGACCTCCTTGCCGTCCTTGCCGATGCGGCGATATTCGCCCGCGTCATATTCGCCGCGCCCGAGCTTGGCCCAGAATTGCGCATAGTCCGGCCCGGCGGCATAGGCGGGGTCCACGAAGAGGCGGTGATGGCGGCCGATGATATCGGCGGGAGCATAGCCGAGCAGACGGCAGAAATTCTCATTCGCCCCGACGACATTGCCCAGCGGATCGAACTCGATGATCGCGAGCGAGCGGTCGAGGGCTTCGAGGACGCCTTTTTCTTCGGCGCCGGCGGTCAATCTGTCGATGATCTTCATGCGCATTCCCAAAAGTTCTGCCGCATCCGATATTTGCCGAAGGCGCATTAACGAATTGCTCTATCTCGGCCAGTGACCCGGCCGTCGCGGCGCGACAATTCGGCCGTTCCGCCGCGCGACGCTCTTGCGCTTTTGCCACTCGCGCCCCAAAGGACTAACCTCGAGCAAAAGGCCGGGGTTCGCGGCCTTCCTCCACACTGGAGCCGGCAAGATGACCAGCGCCTCTCTCGCTCTCGCCGAACGTTCGGCGCCGCGTTACACGAGCTATCCCACCGCCCCGCATTTCTCCGCGGACATCGGGCCGGATCAGGCTGCGCGCTGGCTCGCCGAGCTCTCGCCTTCGACCAATCTGTCGCTCTATCTGCATGTGCCCTTCTGCCCGGCGATCTGCACCTATTGCGGCTGCCACACCAAGGCGCTGCGTCAGGACGCGCCGCTCACCTCCTACAAGGAGACGCTGCTGCGCGAGATCGAGCTGGTCGCGGCCTCGACGCCGGCCCGCCATGTGCGCTCGATCCATTGGGGCGGCGGCACGCCGAGCATGCTCGGCCCCTCGCGCTTTCGCGAGGTGGCGCATGTGCTCGGCGAGCAGTTCGACATCGCCCGCGACGTCGAGCATGCGATCGAGCTCGATCCGCGTCTCGTGGACGCCGCGCTCGCCGACGCTCTGGTCGCCTCCGGCGTCAATCGCGTGTCGCTCGGCGTGCAGGATTTCAATCCGCATGTGCAGAAAGCCGCCGGCCGCGAGCAGCCCTATGAGGTGGTGGAGCGCTGCGTCACGCTGCTGCGCGCCGCCGGCCTCGAGGCGATCAACTTCGATCTGATGTACGGCCTGCCGGAGCAGAGCGTCGACGATGTGATCCGCACCGCCAAGCTCGCCGTGGGCCTCTCGCCGAGCCGCCTCGCCGTTTTCGGCTATGCGCATGTGCCTTGGTTCGCGGTCCATCAAAAGCTGATCGATCAGGCCGCGCTCGCCGGCGC
It encodes the following:
- the hemN gene encoding oxygen-independent coproporphyrinogen III oxidase, whose product is MTSASLALAERSAPRYTSYPTAPHFSADIGPDQAARWLAELSPSTNLSLYLHVPFCPAICTYCGCHTKALRQDAPLTSYKETLLREIELVAASTPARHVRSIHWGGGTPSMLGPSRFREVAHVLGEQFDIARDVEHAIELDPRLVDAALADALVASGVNRVSLGVQDFNPHVQKAAGREQPYEVVERCVTLLRAAGLEAINFDLMYGLPEQSVDDVIRTAKLAVGLSPSRLAVFGYAHVPWFAVHQKLIDQAALAGANERLAQAEAVRATLEAEGFETIGLDHFARPQDTMAQAARDGRLHRNFQGYTTDAADALIGLGVSSIGRLPQGYVGNIGDTGNWRRSVEAERLPISRGLAFTAEDKARGAVIERLMCDFSVDFGAVAAAHDFREDAFDDAVPRLSTLIDEGLVALDGRRLTIAPRGRPFARLAAAAFDAYLEAKAARHSVAV
- a CDS encoding PAS domain-containing methyl-accepting chemotaxis protein, with amino-acid sequence MKIIDRLTAGAEEKGVLEALDRSLAIIEFDPLGNVVGANENFCRLLGYAPADIIGRHHRLFVDPAYAAGPDYAQFWAKLGRGEYDAGEYRRIGKDGKEVWLQASYNPVRNSRGQIRKVVKVAADITAEKLKSSENQGRLDAISRAQGVIEFETDGAIISANENFLAVVGYRLDEIKGRHHRMFVDPAYAESAEYREFWSRLNRGEYIAEEFRRIGKGGREIWLQASYIPIFDMDGRVVKVVKFATDVTERVRAVRELGDGLGQLAEGDLLQRIERPFMPALDKLRTDFNAAVDRLEVAIGAVVRGAEVIRAASGEISGASDELAKRTEQQAASLEETSAAVEEITTGVRTTAQGAADAHRIAALASADAKSSGEVVRKAVAAMSRIEKSSSDIGRITGAIDEIAFQTNLLALNAGVEAARAGEAGRGFAVVASEVRALAQRSAEAAKEIKGLISSSSSEVSAGVQLVTQAGQTLAQIVAQVSQINEVVAAISNGVTEQSASLQQVNVAVGQMDQDTQKNAAMVEETTAASHNLRDEAENLFDSVRIFKVSAARRGAGASARTAARIAPPALRTPARGGAAAARKLAVEPANESWEEF